In Anomalospiza imberbis isolate Cuckoo-Finch-1a 21T00152 chromosome 10, ASM3175350v1, whole genome shotgun sequence, the DNA window CACTCAGCTGTACAACCCTCCTAGCCCTCAGTAAGCCTGGggttttctttcccaaggaCATGCAATGTTTCTGTTCATAACAATACAGGAGATTTTCCCCATAATAAGGCTAAAAATTGCCCAGGCCCCATAAGAAATTAACCCTTGCCTGTTTCTACCAAGCTTGAAGTGCCTTAGCTGGTAGTAGCTGTTTTAAAAGTTTGTTGTTCAGCAAGCAGGCAGGTATCTGAGCTACCACAAGATTCCAAGAACCACTGCCTAAATTGCAAATAATGCAAGAACAGGGAAATTGGTTTGGTGATTCTTCCTAATGGATAAAAAGTGTGCACGACATTTACATTGTTGATATTAAAAATAACTCATTTTATACGTATTTAGTCATTAGAAATCTAAACTGAACATGTGAGTTCTTCTCATCCAACATCATTGTAGGCTCTTCTGAcctgtaagacacagaaaattgcatttaaaaggGTGGCAGCCACAAGTACGGCAGAGGAGTCtgctgtgtgacactgctgtcactgcagggagctgtgtgtgacactgctgtcactgcaggactctgtgtgacactgctgtcactgcaggactgtgtgacactgctgttactgcagggagctctgtgtgacactgctgtcactgcaggactctgtgtgacactgctgtcactgcagggctgtgtgacactgctgtcactgcaggactctgtgggacactgctgtcactgcagggagctgtgtgtgacactgcagggctgtgtgtgacactgctgtcactgcagggctgtgtgtgacactgctgtcactgcagggagctgtgtgacactgctgacactgcagggagctgtgtgtgacactgctgacactgcagggagctgtgtgacactgctgtcactgcagggagctgtgtgacactgctgtcactgcaggactgtgtgacactgctgtcactgcaggactgtgtgacactgctgtcattgcagggagctctgtgtgacactgctgtcactgcagggagctgtgtgacactgctgtcactgcagggagctgtgtgtgacactgctgtcactgcagggctgtgtgtgacactgctgtcactgcagggagctgtgtgtgacactgctgtcactgcagggctgtgtgtgacactgctgtcactgcagggaggtgtgtgacactgctgtcactgcaggactgtgtgacactgctgtcattGCAGGActctgtgtgacactgctgtcactgcagggagctgtgtgtgacactgctgtcactgcagggctgtgtgtgacactgctgtcactgcagggaggtgtgtgacactgctgtcactgcaggactgtgtgacactgctgtcactgcaggactctgtgtgacactgctgccactgcaggactctgtgtgacactgctgacactgcagggagctctgtgtgacactgcaggactctgtgtgacactgctgtcactgcaggactctgtgtgacactgctgccactgcagggagctgtgtgacactgctgtcactgcaggactgtgtgtgacactgctgtcactgcaggactgtgtgtgacactgctgtcactgcagggagctgtgtgtgacactgctgtcactgcagggagctgtgtgtgacactgctgtcactgcagggagctgtgtgacactgctgtcactgcagggagctgtgtgacactgctgtcactgcagggctgtgtgacactgctgtcactgcaggactgtgtgacactgctgtcactgcagggagctgtgtgtgacactgctgacactgcagggagctgtgtgacactgctgtcactgcagggctgtgtgacactgctgtcactgcaggactctgtgtgacactgctgtcactgcagggagctgtgtgacactgctgtcactgcagggagctgtgtgacactgctgtcactgcagggagctgtgtgacactgctgtcactgcagggctgtgtgtgacactgctgtcactgcaggactctgtgtgacactgctgtcactgcagggctgtgtgtgacactgctgtcactgcagggagctctgtgtgtgacactgctgtcactgcagggagctgtgtgtgacactgctgtcactgcaggactgtgtgacactgctgtcactgcagggagctgtgtgtgacactgctgtcactgcaggactctgtgtgacactgctgtcactgcaggactgtgtgacactgctgtcactgcaggactctgtgtgacactgctgtcactgcagggagctgtgtgtgacactgctgtcactgcaggactctgtgtgacactgctgtcactgcagggctgtgtgtgacactgctgtcactgcagggagctgtgtgacactgctgtcactgcagggagctctgtgtgtgacactgctgtcactgcagggagctgtgtgtgacactgctgtcactgcaggactctgtgtgacactgctgtcactgcagggagctgtgtgtgacactgctgtcactgcaggactctgtgtgacactgctgtcactgcaggactgtgtgtgacactgctgtcactgcagggctgtgtgtgacactgctgtcactgcagggagctgtgtgacactgctgtcactgcaggactctgtgtgacactgctgtcactgcagggctgtgtgtgacactgctgtcactgcaggactgtgtgtgacactgctgtcactgcagggagctgtgtgtgacactgctgtcactgcagggctgtgtgtgacactgctgacactgcagggagctgtgtgacactgctgtcactgcagggctgtgtgacactgctgtcactgcaggactctgtgtgacactgctgtcactgcagggagctgtgtgacactgctgtcactgcagggctgtgtgtgacactgctgtcactgcagggagctgtgtgacactgctgtcactgcagggctgtgtgtgacactgctgtcactgcaggactctgtgtgacactgctgtcactgcagggctgtgtgtgacactgctgtcactgcagggagctctgtgtgtgacactgctgtcactgcagggagctgtgtgtgacactgctgtcactgcaggactgtgtgacactgctgtcactgcagggagctgtgtgtgacactgctgtcactgcaggactctgtgtgacactgctgtcactgcaggactgtgtgacactgctgtcactgcaggactctgtgtgacactgctgtcactgcagggagctgtgtgtgacactgctgtcactgcaggactctgtgtgacactgctgtcactgcagggctgtgtgtgacactgctgtcactgcagggagctgtgtgacactgctgtcactgcagggagctctgtgtgtgacactgctgtcactgcagggagctgtgtgtgacactgctgtcactgcaggactctgtgtgacactgctgtcactgcagggagctgtgtgtgacactgctgtcactgcaggactctgtgtgacactgctgtcactgcagggagctgtgtgtgacactgctgtcactgcaggactgtgtgacactgctgtcactgcaggactgtgtgtgacactgctgtcactgcagggagctgtgtgacactgctgtcactgcaggactctgtgtgacactgctgtcactgcagggctgtgtgtgacactgctgtcactgcaggactgtgtgtgacactgctgtcactgcagggagctctgtgtgacactgctgtcattgcagggagctctgtgtgacactgctgtcactgcaggactctgtgtgacactgctgtcactgcagggctgtgtgtgacactgctgtcactgcagggagctgtgtgtgacactgctgtcactgcaggactgtgtgacactgctgtcactgcagggagctctgtgtgacactgctgtcattgcagggagctctgtgtgacactgctgtcactgcaggactctgtgtgacactgctgtcactgcaggactctgtgtgacactgctgtcactgcagggagctctgtgtgacactgctgtcactgcaggactgtgtgggacactgctgtcactgcagggagctctgtgtgacactgcagggctgtgtgtgacactgctgtcactgcagggctgtgtgtgacactgctgtcactgcagggagctgtgtgtgacactgcagggctgtgtgtgacactgctgtcactgcagggagctgtgtgtgacactgcagggctgtgtgtgacactgctgtcactgcagggagctgtgtgtgACACCATCACTTACCGCGGGGCGCTgtgtggcactgccaccccttCCTGGTCAGGAGAAGACAATGTACACCATGAGGGCACAGCCCACGAtccagcccagtgccagcagcacgGGCACAAGCAGGCGGGACAGCGGGGCCTGGGCTggcacaga includes these proteins:
- the STRIT1 gene encoding sarcoplasmic/endoplasmic reticulum calcium ATPase regulator DWORF translates to MAEPAQAPLSRLLVPVLLALGWIVGCALMVYIVFS